The Fluviicola sp. genome contains a region encoding:
- the yiaA gene encoding inner membrane protein YiaA produces the protein MTQKPSFAFIAASWVAFGTGLIGYFAGVFGNKELQLSDKGYYFTVIMFALFSVISVQKSVRDRLEGVPVTDIYYGICWFCTILSIALLVVGLWNANMWGSEKGFFAFSFVLAVFGAVAVQKNTRDSISKEKPF, from the coding sequence ATGACTCAGAAACCTTCATTTGCATTTATCGCTGCCAGCTGGGTGGCTTTCGGAACAGGATTGATCGGATACTTTGCCGGAGTATTCGGAAACAAGGAACTTCAATTGTCTGACAAAGGATATTACTTCACCGTGATTATGTTCGCACTTTTTTCCGTAATCAGTGTGCAGAAAAGCGTGCGTGACCGCCTGGAAGGAGTTCCGGTAACAGATATCTATTACGGAATCTGTTGGTTTTGCACCATTCTTTCCATCGCTCTGCTCGTTGTTGGTTTGTGGAATGCCAACATGTGGGGAAGTGAAAAAGGATTCTTCGCTTTCTCATTCGTACTCGCCGTATTCGGTGCTGTCGCCGTTCAGAAAAATACCCGCGACTCCATTTCTAAGGAGAAACCTTTCTAA